Proteins encoded in a region of the Zea mays cultivar B73 chromosome 2, Zm-B73-REFERENCE-NAM-5.0, whole genome shotgun sequence genome:
- the LOC100272664 gene encoding uncharacterized protein isoform X1, whose translation MAALGPASVTSTGLALHTPAIPHRRRRHGNAVACASSSQHQRSLNGLAMSSSGTNNALPIKGITTTRVPAVGRSVPAANPSPSGGNNLPVPKIPPWVKWVAGAVIFAVPMYRRFRALEDKIEKTAEVAIEVIDKVAEATEKVAGEVADEFPGNESIKEAASRIKKVMHVVEEDADKAEALIEKVDEIKKDVDSIVDPIIGKVAKDKSRRMNQKG comes from the exons ATGGCCGCGCTCGGTCCTGCTTCTGTTACCTCCACGGGCTTGGCGCTGCACACCCCTGCGATTCCTCATCGTCGGCGTCGCCACGGGAATGCAGTGGCCTGTGCGTCGTCGTCTCAACACCAGCGAAGCCTTAATGGCTTGGCGATGAGTTCTTCAGGCACGAACAATGCCTTGCCCATCAAAGGAATTACCACTACACG GGTTCCTGCAGTCGGTCGTTCGGTCCCTGCAGCGAATCCGTCGCCGTCAGGAGGGAACAACCTCCCGGTGCCCAAGATTCCTCCGTG GGTCAAGTGGGTGGCTGGCGCCGTCATATTTGCAGTGCCCATGTACAGGAGGTTCAGAGCTTTAGAAG ACAAGATAGAGAAGACGGCGGAGGTGGCGATCGAGGTGATCGACAAGGTGGCGGAGGCGACGGAGAAGGTCGCCGGCGAGGTCGCCGACGAGTTCCCCGGCAACGAGAGCATCAAGGAAGCAGCCTCCAGGATCAAGAAGGTCATGCACGTGGTCGAGGAAGACGCCGACAAGGCTGAGGCCCTGATCGAGAAG GTCGACGAGATAAAGAAAGATGTGGATTCGATTGTCGATCCTATAATCGGCAAGGTTGCCAAGGATAAATCGCGGAGAATGAACCAAAAAGGATGA